CATATAAACCCGCTTTGAAGCTACAACTCCCTAACGACCCTATCTCAAGGGTAGTATCCTGTGCGAGGTCGATTATGAGAACGTAGGAGCCCCTATGGAGCGACCTTGTTCCCTTCACAACCGCAGCGGCATCTCTCATCTCAGACCTGCCTTATCTCGTCTTTGATGCAAGAGAAGCTACGCGCTCCCCAAGAGCCCTTGCGGCCTTCATGCTCTTTTCGTCACCTTTTGCGGCCCCGAGATCTCTGACATAAGAATGCGCAAAGGCATAGGGGGGCAGGACCATACCTTGCAGCGTCATAAAGTCCAAAATGACCGAGGTCGTGAGCTCGTGACCTGCCCTCCCACCTACGGCGATGACGCCTCCGACCTTTCCTTCCAGCTTCTTGCCCATCTTTGAAAGCAGGTAGGTCCTGTCAAGGAAGGCCTTGGTCTGTGATGTCATGCTTCCGAAGTAGATCGGAGTACCTATGATGATCGCATCAGCCTCCATGAGCTTGGCATATATCGGCTGCATATCATCCTCGATCAGGCACTTCCCACCTTGCCCACAGGTCGGATGTGCCACGCAGCCTTTGATGTCCTTCCCTGCCAACGTTACTATTTCGACCTCTGCGCCCTTTGACCTTGCTCCTTCCAATGCCTCAGCTACCAAAAGCTCGGTGTTCCCGCCCGCTCTTGGGCTCCCGGATATGCCTATAACCTTCAAGGTTCCACCTGGATGACAATGACCGTGACCGATAGTAAAATTTGTCGATTGAGCCGTTGCGCTTGAAGACCTGAGACAATGCCTAGGTTCTAATCTTTCGCTCGTGACCTGTCCTCAGATTCCACCTGGCTCCTCGTCTTGATCTTCATCAGGATGCTCCCTTCCATTCTCGAAGGACTGATCGTGGCGATCTCTCTTAACTTCCTTCCATATATCTCCAGGTCGGCTATCTTGTCCTTGAACTTATCATATGGTACCTTGGCCCTGACCCCATCTACATGAAGCACCACTGGGGCCGGTCTCAGGTTCTCCTGGATCGCCTCTAGCTCGTCTAGGCGGTCCTTTATCTCAGCAGGATGAACGAAAAGAGGGTCAAGCTCAATGTCCCTTCTGCGGTCGGTTATGATCTTTTGGACCTTGCTTGCGACCTCCTCGAGCTTTTGGATCTCCTCTGCCCTCCTCATTCTTTCTACTTTTCTTCCGATACCGCAGACGAGCGCTTCGCAGTAGGGTAAGGAACTGAACTCTGGTCCGCATGTGGCGACCACTGGCACCTCGATGTCCTGCCAGAGCTTGTACTTGTGTTTCTCGACGCATTCGCGGAAATTGCCGACCACGAAGACGGCAGCATCATATTCATTGATGATCGCCTTTTCCTCTGCATTGATCTGAGCGGTCTGTTTTCCCTTTCCACGGGCAAGCCCCATGACGACCGTGATGGCACCATATCTCCTGAGCGTCTCCGCGATATCGCAGATGGGGTGGGGCATATGATGCCTCCCCAAGGTGGGACCAACAACCACTATCTCGGTCCCGGCGAGAGGGACGTCAAGTAATTTACCTCCAAGCTCTCGGGCCTTCGCCTCGATGATCGGTCGGTCCTCCTCTGGTATCGCGAATGTCACCAATATTTGCACCTGGATCTGGGTCTTCTGGACGACAAATCCTCCGATATCCTCGATGAGCTCATAGAACTCGTTGATCTTATAGACCCCTCCGTCGAACATCAGCACTTGGTACATCAGGCCGCCTCCATCTTATGGTGGACCTCTTCCGCCTTCTTCAGCCAATCTGCTTCAAAGCCATGCTCGGTGTTCGCTATCGTAAGAACATCGGAAGACGAGAATGTATGACGTATCTTCAGTCCTTCTGGGACGAGCTTCCATATCGCATCAAGGACCTGCGCCCTCAGCTCTTCTTCCGGATCGATCTTCATCTCCCAAAAGTCCATCCTGGTCACACCAGAGACGAATACCTCATACCTGGTGAGCTGTTCGACCCTGTCCCTGCCATAGGTCTTCCACAAGAGGGCCAGAAGCCTGGGCGCGTAGTTCTCGTCCGTGATGCTCACCATCACTCCCCCCTCCATGTCCTCTAGGTTTGCGACCTCATGGACCGATCTGGCACCAGCGGCCTTTCTCATACGGACCGAAATAACAAAAAGGGGGTCCTCCGGTCTTATCAGAAGATGCACTCTCTCTAGGACGGTTGTAATGCCCATCTCGAGGAGTATCCTCTCAAATATCTGGGCATAGGTCTCGGCACCTTCTTTGTCCGTTCCTTCGACAATCATCTCCATGATCAATGTCCCTCGAGGAAACCAGAGGACAGTAAGGCCGCTCCCGCCGCCCCGATGTACTGTGAGTTCGGAGGCACGATCGGCCTTTGTCCCAATGTATGCTCCACCGCGGTGACGAGGCCTGAGATCAAAGAGGTCCCCCCGACCTGGATCACAGGTTGCCTGACATCTATCTCCTGCAGCTGTTGCTCATATATCTGCTCAGCGACGCTGTGACATGCCGCTGATGCGACGTCCTCGATGGTGTGGCCTGCTGCCAACGAGGTCACGAGGTCCTGTATGCCGAATATCGAACAATAGGAGTTCATCTGGACCTTTCTGTAATCCCCTTTGTCCGCGAGGGCTCCCAGCTCAGTGATCTCCACCTTAAGCCTCTTCGCTGTCAATTCCAAGAACCGTCCAGAGGCCCCGGCGCAGATACCTCCCATAGTGAAGTTGTCGGGGATGCCGTCCCTGACGGTGATGGCCTTGTTGTCCATCCCTCCAATGTCGATGATGGTCGCCTCACCTTTCTGGCGGTCCGCCAACCATACGGCCCCCTTCGAGTTCACTGTCAGTTCTTCCTGCACTAGTTTGGCATTGTACTTCTTTCCGAGCGTGAACCTCCCATAGCCAGTGGTGCCTATCGCCTCGATGTCGCTCATCTTTACCCCCGCCTGGGCCAGGGCCTCGCTCACAGCTGTCTCGGCCGATGAGAAGACATCTGCAGTAGGGGTCCAGGCCTTGCCTATTATCTCATTGTCCCGCAGGACCATGGCCTTGGTGGTGGACGAGCCCGAATCGATCCCCATGGTCAGGCCCACCTGGCGTTCCCTCGCCAAAAGCTCCTTTCTCTCCACTATCGTGACCAAGGCCTCCATCCTTGTAAGCAGCTGGCCCGCCTTCGTCCTCTCGGTGAAGCTGTAAGTGACCACAGGCAATCTGGTATTGTTCTGGATATATTTTCTCAGCTCGGTACGGACCAATGCGGCCTCTGCGCATCTGAAGCAGGACGATATGAACACCGCATCAGCATCATATCTCTTCTCAGCAAGCGATTCTGCCCTGGCTATCATGAGCTTGAGCTGTGGGCTGACCGGATTGAACCCAAACTTCTCGACGGCTGAATTTATCCTCTCCATGTCCACATCAGGATAGACCATCCTCGCCCCTACTGCTTCGGCGGCCTTTTCTATCTCAGATTGTACCCCAGAATAATCAGTTCCGCAGGAGAGCTGTGCGATCTTTATCATTTCTTCAATCCCTCCAGGAATGCCTTGAGCTTCGCGACCATGGCCTTAGCCTCATCTTCATTGGATGGGTAGTCAAGTTCTATGACCGGTATCTTCCTTTTCCGGATCAATAGCTTCATCATCTCGTTGGTCCTCGCACATCCAACGCAACCGAACATGAATGGAGCGTCCTCCATTATGACGGCCGCCTCGGCCTGCTCTATCAATGGCCCGTAGACCGCAAGTCTTCCCCTGATACCAGATGGTACTTCTATACCAGCATATTTAAGGCCTTTTTTCACATCATCCACCGTTATGTTCATCGGCGGCGATTCGATCTCCCTGTTCTCTATCTTTTCCTGCAGCGCTGCCATGACGCTAAGAGGCTCATGACCAAACCTCTCCACCAGGTCGAACAATATCAGGCTGTTCGGTGGAACGATGAGCACTTTCATTGAATATCCTCCCTGCAGATCCTCTGGAGTTCTTTGACCGGAAGTTTGCCCTTCTTGGAGATCTTAGGTACAGGTTCTCCTCTCTCTATGCACTGGAGTCCTTTTTCAACGAGCACGAGATCTTTCCACTCCTTCTCCAGCTGGGCAAAGCCCGGTCTCGAGCCTTTATGGGCCCTGCACCTTCGCTGGTCACCGACCGGGAATCCCCTGACCTTTGTGAAGATCCTGTTGGGATCGATCCTCCTTACCTCCTCCACTGTCCTCTTTATCTCGTCCTTTTTACCGGATACGACGACCCCGAAGCAGGTCTCTTTGATCACAACATCGAGGTTCATCGAATGTATCGTTCTTGCCAACTGCGCCGGCGTGAACTCTGAGTCTGGGGCGAGAACAATATAGCGGGTCTCGTGATCGGTCGTCATTTCGTGGTCACCTTTTTCTTCGGGCTGTTCCTTTTTCTCACCGCAGCCTTCTTGACCCCGTTCTTGGGTTCCTTTTTCCGCGTCACCTTTTTGTCGGGGTCGACGGTGGTCTCCCTTACATAGACGATGTCGCCATCTTTAAGCCCGTTCATCATGGTCGAAAGGTCTCCTACATATCTGCCCACAAGGTTTGTACCATGGGCCTCCTCACCGGTCGGACCGAACTCGTTGCTATCTTCGAGCCTGATGCCTATGATCCCGCGGTTCGGCCTTGACATGTTGGTGACCCCGATGTCGCATTTTCTGCTAAGTTCTCCAAACGACGGCTCTGGATATAGCTTGGCCCCAAGACTGTCATCGCCCTCGAAGGTAACCATCGGCATCCCCTCATAAGTGAAGTGCACCTTGACGGTCCCGATCGGTTTATGGTCCAGCCCGGTCATCTTCTCAATGTACCTGACCGTGTTCGGGTCTTTGTCCCGGTACAAATACCACGTGGTTATCTTCGAAGGGTCGGTCCCGAACGTCTCAACCTCGCCATCCTCTATCGCATGGATGGTGAGCTCCGGTTCCTGTTCAACAATGACCATATCGTCTTCCACAAGGCCCGTCCGTTTTTGTCTCAGACCACGGGATGACAGGAATTCCATACCTTCTCTTTGGGTCATTCCAATGACCATCACCCTCATCGGGTCAGGAACGACCGTCACCCTTTCACCTTTAGGGGCCAGATGTATCAGCTGATGACCATTACATATCTTTCCGATGATGTTGTGAGATGGTGCCACCTGCCTACGCCGCTGATAGAAATAGATCCTTCCCATCCCAGGTCCGGTATGCCTCACGGTCACCACGTCCTCCTCCCTGATGTCATGGGCCTCCTCCACCAGGTTGACATCCATTCTTGTGGAGGATGCTGTGAAGGACTCGGTCTTATCTGTGATGGTTATCGTCCCTTCTCCTTTCTCAAGGGCCACCAAAAAATGTTCGACAGAAACGGGGGAACGGTTATCGAGCTTTACAGCGACATAGGTCTCGACCGACATGCCTTCCTCGAGGGGGGTCGAGATGTCCGTGGTCGCGAAGGCGTCCTTCGAGCTCAGCTCGATTATCACCGGCTCGACCGATATGACCTTATCTGTCTCTTCAAGGATGTCCAGCACATGCCTTCCTCTTGTTACTCTACCGAATATGGGAGAGGCGACACCGTAGGAAGCCTCATGGTCCATCCTGGCGATCATTATGTATGTTGTTCGATTGTCGTAGCCTCCGAGGGCGAACAAGCAATCGTACTTTGTGAACTTAGATGGTTCCCTCGATGGTGTTGCTTTTGAGATGAAAGAGCCGATCGCGGTCACCTTGGATGTCTGCCACCGCACTGTTTTTCCAACCAAAGATGGATACGACTCTTTCCAGAACTGTAGCCATGGTCCATCCTTTATC
This genomic window from Methanomassiliicoccales archaeon contains:
- a CDS encoding flavodoxin family protein, whose product is MKVIGISGSPRAGGNTELLVAEALEGARSKGAEVEIVTLAGKDIKGCVAHPTCGQGGKCLIEDDMQPIYAKLMEADAIIIGTPIYFGSMTSQTKAFLDRTYLLSKMGKKLEGKVGGVIAVGGRAGHELTTSVILDFMTLQGMVLPPYAFAHSYVRDLGAAKGDEKSMKAARALGERVASLASKTR
- a CDS encoding methanogenesis marker 7 protein, translated to MYQVLMFDGGVYKINEFYELIEDIGGFVVQKTQIQVQILVTFAIPEEDRPIIEAKARELGGKLLDVPLAGTEIVVVGPTLGRHHMPHPICDIAETLRRYGAITVVMGLARGKGKQTAQINAEEKAIINEYDAAVFVVGNFRECVEKHKYKLWQDIEVPVVATCGPEFSSLPYCEALVCGIGRKVERMRRAEEIQKLEEVASKVQKIITDRRRDIELDPLFVHPAEIKDRLDELEAIQENLRPAPVVLHVDGVRAKVPYDKFKDKIADLEIYGRKLREIATISPSRMEGSILMKIKTRSQVESEDRSRAKD
- a CDS encoding methanogenesis marker 17 protein, which codes for MEMIVEGTDKEGAETYAQIFERILLEMGITTVLERVHLLIRPEDPLFVISVRMRKAAGARSVHEVANLEDMEGGVMVSITDENYAPRLLALLWKTYGRDRVEQLTRYEVFVSGVTRMDFWEMKIDPEEELRAQVLDAIWKLVPEGLKIRHTFSSSDVLTIANTEHGFEADWLKKAEEVHHKMEAA
- a CDS encoding methanogenesis marker 15 protein encodes the protein MIKIAQLSCGTDYSGVQSEIEKAAEAVGARMVYPDVDMERINSAVEKFGFNPVSPQLKLMIARAESLAEKRYDADAVFISSCFRCAEAALVRTELRKYIQNNTRLPVVTYSFTERTKAGQLLTRMEALVTIVERKELLARERQVGLTMGIDSGSSTTKAMVLRDNEIIGKAWTPTADVFSSAETAVSEALAQAGVKMSDIEAIGTTGYGRFTLGKKYNAKLVQEELTVNSKGAVWLADRQKGEATIIDIGGMDNKAITVRDGIPDNFTMGGICAGASGRFLELTAKRLKVEITELGALADKGDYRKVQMNSYCSIFGIQDLVTSLAAGHTIEDVASAACHSVAEQIYEQQLQEIDVRQPVIQVGGTSLISGLVTAVEHTLGQRPIVPPNSQYIGAAGAALLSSGFLEGH
- a CDS encoding methanogenesis marker 5 protein, with amino-acid sequence MKVLIVPPNSLILFDLVERFGHEPLSVMAALQEKIENREIESPPMNITVDDVKKGLKYAGIEVPSGIRGRLAVYGPLIEQAEAAVIMEDAPFMFGCVGCARTNEMMKLLIRKRKIPVIELDYPSNEDEAKAMVAKLKAFLEGLKK
- a CDS encoding methanogenesis marker 6 protein → MTTDHETRYIVLAPDSEFTPAQLARTIHSMNLDVVIKETCFGVVVSGKKDEIKRTVEEVRRIDPNRIFTKVRGFPVGDQRRCRAHKGSRPGFAQLEKEWKDLVLVEKGLQCIERGEPVPKISKKGKLPVKELQRICREDIQ
- a CDS encoding methanogenesis marker 3 protein, yielding MKIIVNKVPMDVSDNATVADVISGQPYKKGTAIALIRSMEQVKKETSEFEVTTNKGSFVIKIKDGPWLQFWKESYPSLVGKTVRWQTSKVTAIGSFISKATPSREPSKFTKYDCLFALGGYDNRTTYIMIARMDHEASYGVASPIFGRVTRGRHVLDILEETDKVISVEPVIIELSSKDAFATTDISTPLEEGMSVETYVAVKLDNRSPVSVEHFLVALEKGEGTITITDKTESFTASSTRMDVNLVEEAHDIREEDVVTVRHTGPGMGRIYFYQRRRQVAPSHNIIGKICNGHQLIHLAPKGERVTVVPDPMRVMVIGMTQREGMEFLSSRGLRQKRTGLVEDDMVIVEQEPELTIHAIEDGEVETFGTDPSKITTWYLYRDKDPNTVRYIEKMTGLDHKPIGTVKVHFTYEGMPMVTFEGDDSLGAKLYPEPSFGELSRKCDIGVTNMSRPNRGIIGIRLEDSNEFGPTGEEAHGTNLVGRYVGDLSTMMNGLKDGDIVYVRETTVDPDKKVTRKKEPKNGVKKAAVRKRNSPKKKVTTK